One Thermus sp. CCB_US3_UF1 DNA window includes the following coding sequences:
- a CDS encoding DNA/RNA nuclease SfsA, translated as MLALPLPPLKPCRFLGRKNRFLVEADVGPLHLPNSGRMAELLLPHAPCFYWPKPTPKTRGRMVLVEREGVLVGVDATQANRLLELLLGQGVLGPLEALEREVRLGGERLDFRARLGGREALLEAKNCNRVEGPLALFPDAPTARGARHLRLLAGWAREGGLAYALWFVQHPQAQAFALDPADGALLEAAREAWEAGVRLRAYRVRPSLKALHLEGELPWVWLPT; from the coding sequence ATGCTGGCCCTTCCCTTGCCCCCCCTCAAGCCCTGCCGCTTCCTTGGGCGCAAAAACCGCTTCCTGGTGGAGGCGGACGTGGGGCCTTTGCACCTGCCCAACTCCGGGCGCATGGCCGAGCTCCTCCTCCCCCACGCCCCCTGCTTCTACTGGCCCAAGCCCACCCCCAAGACCCGGGGGCGGATGGTCCTGGTGGAGCGGGAAGGGGTTCTGGTGGGGGTGGACGCCACCCAGGCCAACCGCCTCCTGGAGCTTCTCCTTGGCCAGGGGGTGCTGGGGCCCCTCGAGGCCCTGGAAAGGGAGGTCCGGCTTGGGGGTGAGCGCCTGGACTTCCGCGCCCGGCTGGGGGGGCGGGAAGCCCTTCTGGAGGCCAAGAACTGCAACCGGGTGGAGGGCCCCCTGGCCCTTTTCCCCGACGCCCCCACCGCCCGGGGGGCCCGGCACCTCCGCCTCCTGGCGGGCTGGGCCCGGGAAGGGGGCTTGGCCTACGCCCTGTGGTTCGTGCAGCACCCCCAGGCCCAGGCCTTTGCCCTGGACCCTGCGGATGGGGCCCTCCTCGAGGCAGCCCGGGAGGCCTGGGAAGCGGGGGTGCGGCTTCGGGCCTACCGGGTGCGGCCTAGCCTAAAGGCCCTCCACCTGGAAGGGGAACTCCCCTGGGTCTGGCTACCCACCTAA
- a CDS encoding ZIP family metal transporter: MEPLSISVGAVFLYALFTAIATGLGALPFLFTRNIVARHLGLANAAAAGLMLSASFGLIYEGVQASLGRTLLGVLLGLFFILLSHRYLEGREVSFGHMSALDARKALMMVGIMTLHSFAEGVGVGVAFGGGEALGVFITLAIAVHNIPEGLAISLVLIPRGVSVLGASLWSIFSSLPQPLMAVPAFLFVEAFKPALPVGLGFAAGAMIWMAVAEILPEALKEAEAEGVATVLTLAVALMVAFQILLGG, from the coding sequence ATGGAGCCGCTGTCCATTTCCGTGGGCGCCGTTTTCCTCTACGCCCTTTTCACCGCCATCGCCACCGGGTTGGGCGCCCTTCCTTTCCTCTTCACCCGCAACATCGTGGCGCGGCACCTGGGCCTGGCCAACGCCGCCGCCGCCGGACTGATGCTCTCCGCCAGCTTTGGCCTCATCTACGAAGGGGTGCAGGCCAGCCTGGGCCGCACCCTTTTGGGGGTGCTCCTGGGTCTTTTCTTCATCCTCCTCTCCCACCGCTACCTGGAGGGGCGGGAGGTGAGCTTTGGCCATATGAGCGCCCTGGACGCCCGCAAGGCCCTGATGATGGTGGGCATCATGACCCTCCACTCCTTCGCCGAGGGGGTAGGGGTGGGGGTGGCCTTCGGCGGTGGGGAGGCCCTGGGGGTCTTCATCACCCTGGCCATCGCCGTGCACAACATCCCCGAGGGCCTGGCCATCAGCCTGGTGCTCATCCCCCGGGGGGTGAGCGTCCTGGGGGCCTCTTTGTGGAGCATCTTCTCCAGCCTGCCCCAGCCCCTCATGGCCGTGCCCGCCTTCTTGTTCGTGGAAGCCTTCAAGCCCGCCCTGCCCGTGGGCCTGGGCTTCGCCGCCGGGGCCATGATCTGGATGGCGGTGGCGGAGATCCTGCCCGAGGCCCTAAAGGAAGCGGAGGCCGAGGGGGTGGCCACGGTCCTCACCCTGGCCGTGGCCCTCATGGTGGCCTTCCAAATCCTCTTAGGTGGGTAG
- a CDS encoding carboxylesterase — translation MNLLLLHGFTSHPLLTLGPLPQALREAGFSVRQPTLPGHGTRPEDLLQVRWRDWLETARAAYRDLPEPRGVVGLSMGALLAAHLAAETPTALLVALAPALALKSPLAPLAPVLAPLIPRFPGPDSICDPECQRQNPNYPYFPTRAVLQLLALMGQTPRVLPRVEAPALVVEAGKDKVVKGVRRYHRLLGSARKDYLVFPESGHDLLLDRDREAVARAVQDWIIATSNHSQ, via the coding sequence GTGAACCTGCTCCTCCTGCACGGTTTTACCTCCCACCCCCTCCTCACCCTGGGACCCCTGCCCCAGGCCTTGCGGGAAGCGGGGTTTTCCGTGCGTCAGCCCACCCTACCCGGCCACGGGACGAGGCCCGAGGACCTGCTCCAGGTGCGCTGGCGGGACTGGCTGGAAACCGCCCGGGCCGCCTACCGGGACCTCCCCGAGCCCCGGGGCGTGGTGGGGCTCTCCATGGGAGCCCTCCTGGCCGCCCACCTGGCCGCGGAAACCCCCACCGCCCTCCTGGTGGCCCTGGCCCCCGCCCTGGCCCTGAAAAGCCCCCTGGCCCCGCTGGCCCCCGTCCTTGCCCCCCTCATCCCCCGCTTCCCCGGTCCCGATTCCATCTGCGATCCGGAGTGCCAAAGGCAAAACCCCAACTACCCCTACTTCCCCACCCGGGCGGTTTTGCAGCTCCTGGCCCTCATGGGCCAGACCCCCAGGGTCCTCCCTCGGGTAGAGGCCCCGGCCTTGGTGGTGGAAGCGGGCAAGGACAAGGTGGTCAAGGGCGTGCGCCGGTACCACCGGCTTCTGGGAAGCGCCCGGAAGGACTACCTGGTCTTCCCGGAAAGCGGCCATGACCTCCTCCTGGACCGGGACCGGGAGGCGGTGGCCCGGGCGGTGCAGGACTGGATTATTGCAACTAGTAATCACTCGCAGTAA
- a CDS encoding DUF4388 domain-containing protein, producing the protein MLEGNLAEFPFPSLVGALMSAGRTGRLHIRPPFLEGQVYLRAGQVVHAQVQAGDKALEGEEALDLLVGLKRAPFAFEPETLPPHTTLMGGLAVPARLAEAQAAWKSLALPADWGYVLRLPAGGGEVELSAEALKVLAQVEGKRIAEVLVAPGVLRLARILHTLLQMGALEAVPLVAVPPASLLVLPIYGPGSGVAYVDEALYAEWARTIRHGFRLRLHPLGAVMEVRPRPNIQGRLGLLEEDLKRLRLRRGDKVEVVPEV; encoded by the coding sequence ATGCTGGAGGGTAACCTCGCGGAGTTCCCCTTTCCATCCCTGGTGGGTGCGCTGATGAGCGCGGGGCGCACGGGCCGGCTTCATATCCGGCCTCCTTTCCTCGAGGGCCAGGTCTACCTGCGGGCGGGGCAGGTGGTCCACGCCCAGGTGCAGGCGGGGGATAAGGCCCTGGAGGGGGAGGAGGCCTTGGACCTCCTGGTGGGGCTCAAGCGGGCCCCCTTTGCCTTTGAGCCGGAAACCCTTCCCCCCCACACCACCTTGATGGGCGGGCTGGCGGTGCCGGCCCGTCTGGCCGAGGCCCAGGCGGCCTGGAAGTCCCTGGCCCTGCCCGCGGACTGGGGGTATGTCCTGCGCCTGCCCGCAGGGGGCGGGGAGGTGGAGCTTTCCGCGGAAGCCCTCAAGGTGCTGGCCCAGGTGGAGGGCAAGCGCATCGCCGAGGTGTTGGTGGCCCCTGGGGTCTTGCGCCTGGCCCGGATCCTGCACACCCTCCTGCAGATGGGGGCCTTGGAGGCCGTACCCCTGGTGGCGGTGCCCCCGGCCTCCCTCCTGGTCTTGCCCATCTACGGGCCGGGTTCAGGGGTGGCCTACGTGGACGAGGCCCTGTACGCGGAATGGGCCCGGACCATCCGCCACGGCTTCCGCCTGCGGCTCCATCCCCTGGGGGCGGTGATGGAGGTGCGCCCCAGGCCCAACATCCAAGGGCGGCTGGGCCTTCTGGAAGAGGACCTGAAGCGCCTCCGCCTCCGGCGGGGGGATAAGGTGGAGGTGGTGCCGGAGGTGTAG
- a CDS encoding sodium:alanine symporter family protein: MDVLAWNDYLNRIVYGFPMKLVFLLVGAYLVIFQIRWFSAPLRMMRVSFSETFGAIRERTYGFGGQITPFQATMVALSATVGTGHLLGMLAAVLVGGPGAVFWMWLGYFFGTGTKFAEATLAVHFRRRYADGSVSGGPMHYLLRGLPRLRFLGYLFAFFAAVAAFGIGNLSQAGAVGGALAPLGAPPALVGLFLALLVGVILGGGIVRVARFAQVVVPLKLLLFLVAILPLFILYAGQIPQALALVFQAAFSPEAALGGAAGYSLFAAINAGLGRGIFANEAGLGSAPIAHAQAQVDHPVRQGFWGVTEMFVSFLVTSLTALTFIASGLWRQGGSAAEAATALFQAHPLGGVVLALTVAVFALGTMVSWGFYGEEAAAFLFGEGVRWPYRLTFAVLAFVGPLGGLEAFLAISDTLNGLMAIPNLLGLILLGPVVARLTYGFFRGEPWVPPR; encoded by the coding sequence ATGGATGTCTTGGCTTGGAACGATTATCTAAACCGCATCGTATACGGCTTTCCCATGAAGCTGGTCTTCCTCCTGGTGGGGGCCTACCTGGTCATCTTCCAGATCCGCTGGTTCAGCGCCCCCTTGCGGATGATGCGGGTCTCCTTCAGCGAGACCTTCGGGGCCATCCGGGAGAGGACCTACGGCTTCGGCGGGCAGATCACCCCCTTCCAGGCCACCATGGTGGCCCTTTCGGCCACCGTGGGCACCGGGCACCTTTTGGGCATGCTGGCGGCGGTCCTGGTGGGGGGGCCGGGGGCGGTCTTTTGGATGTGGCTGGGCTATTTCTTCGGCACAGGCACCAAGTTCGCCGAGGCCACCCTGGCCGTCCATTTCCGCCGCCGCTACGCGGACGGCTCGGTGTCCGGCGGGCCCATGCACTACCTCCTCCGGGGGCTGCCCCGGCTTCGCTTCCTGGGCTACCTTTTCGCCTTCTTCGCCGCGGTGGCCGCCTTCGGCATCGGCAACCTCTCCCAGGCAGGAGCGGTGGGCGGGGCCTTGGCCCCCTTGGGGGCTCCTCCTGCCCTGGTGGGCCTTTTCCTGGCCCTTTTGGTGGGGGTGATCCTGGGTGGGGGGATCGTGCGGGTGGCCCGTTTCGCCCAGGTGGTGGTGCCCCTGAAGCTCCTCCTCTTCCTGGTGGCCATTCTGCCCCTCTTCATCCTCTACGCCGGCCAGATCCCCCAGGCCCTAGCCCTGGTCTTCCAGGCGGCGTTCAGCCCGGAGGCCGCCCTAGGGGGAGCGGCCGGGTATAGCCTCTTCGCCGCCATCAACGCCGGGCTTGGCCGGGGGATCTTCGCCAACGAGGCCGGCCTGGGTTCGGCCCCCATCGCCCATGCCCAGGCCCAGGTGGACCACCCCGTGCGCCAGGGCTTCTGGGGGGTCACGGAGATGTTCGTGAGCTTCCTGGTGACGAGCCTCACCGCCCTCACCTTCATCGCTTCCGGGCTGTGGCGGCAGGGGGGAAGCGCCGCCGAGGCGGCCACGGCCCTCTTCCAGGCCCATCCCCTCGGGGGGGTGGTCCTAGCCCTCACCGTGGCGGTCTTCGCCCTGGGGACCATGGTTTCCTGGGGTTTTTACGGGGAGGAGGCCGCAGCCTTCCTCTTCGGGGAGGGGGTGCGCTGGCCCTACCGGCTTACCTTTGCCGTCTTGGCCTTCGTGGGGCCCTTGGGGGGCCTCGAGGCCTTCCTGGCCATCTCCGATACCCTCAATGGCCTCATGGCCATCCCCAACCTCCTGGGGCTGATCCTCCTGGGCCCGGTGGTGGCCCGCCTCACCTACGGCTTCTTCCGCGGGGAGCCCTGGGTGCCGCCCCGCTAG
- a CDS encoding YbaK/EbsC family protein: MSLSPAATRVQRALEEGGFGHLRVEELPVSTRTAAEAAQAVGAEVGQIVKSLVFVGEKGGYLFLVSGKNRLDPGKAAALAGEPLRRASPEEVRALTGFAIGGVPPLGHPTPLPTFLDQELLGYGVVWAAAGTPRALFRTRPEELLALTGAKVADLKEG, translated from the coding sequence ATGAGCCTCTCCCCTGCCGCCACCCGGGTGCAGCGGGCCCTGGAGGAAGGGGGTTTCGGCCACCTCCGGGTAGAGGAACTGCCGGTTTCCACCCGTACCGCCGCGGAGGCGGCCCAGGCCGTGGGGGCCGAGGTGGGCCAGATCGTGAAGAGCCTGGTCTTCGTGGGGGAAAAGGGAGGCTACCTTTTCCTGGTAAGTGGGAAAAATCGCCTGGACCCGGGCAAAGCCGCGGCTTTGGCCGGGGAACCCCTTCGCCGGGCAAGCCCCGAGGAAGTACGGGCCCTCACCGGCTTCGCCATCGGCGGGGTACCCCCCTTGGGCCACCCCACCCCCCTTCCCACCTTTTTGGACCAGGAGCTTTTGGGCTACGGGGTGGTCTGGGCGGCGGCGGGCACCCCCAGGGCCCTTTTCCGGACCAGGCCGGAGGAACTCCTGGCCCTCACCGGGGCCAAGGTGGCGGACCTCAAGGAGGGGTAG
- a CDS encoding M20 family metallopeptidase, giving the protein METLEWMKARLPEFLRDLEAFVRRESPSGDLKGLEEAAAFLEKAFAPLKGRLSRKDTPAGPILLLKREGEGEPVLVLCHYDTVHPKGSFPEPFRLERDRAVGPGVYDMKGGILALLYALRHAEATGRRLPPLEILFTPDEETGSRESRPLIEAAAKKARAALVLEPPTLEGDLKVARKGVGLYRLKALGKAAHQGVEPEKGVNAILELAHQIPKVAALEDRDKGTTLGPNVLRGGTVSNVVAEEAWVEIDLRAWTLEEARRVEEALRALSPALPGARLELTGGLNRPPMEPTPESLSLFHKAQAIGEALGLALRPGRVGGGSDGNFTAALGVPTLDGLGLLGGDAHQRTEYVVVSEIPRRVALLAELLYAL; this is encoded by the coding sequence ATGGAAACCCTGGAATGGATGAAGGCCAGGCTGCCGGAGTTTTTGCGGGACCTCGAGGCCTTCGTGCGCCGCGAATCCCCCTCGGGGGACCTCAAGGGCCTAGAGGAGGCGGCCGCCTTTCTGGAAAAGGCCTTCGCGCCCCTAAAGGGGCGGCTTTCCCGCAAGGACACCCCGGCGGGCCCCATCCTTCTCCTCAAGCGGGAAGGGGAGGGGGAGCCGGTCCTGGTGCTCTGCCACTACGACACCGTCCACCCCAAGGGGAGCTTCCCCGAGCCCTTCCGCCTGGAGCGGGATAGGGCGGTGGGCCCTGGGGTCTACGACATGAAGGGGGGGATCCTGGCCCTCCTCTACGCCCTGCGCCACGCCGAGGCCACGGGGCGGAGGCTTCCTCCCTTGGAGATCCTCTTCACCCCCGACGAGGAGACGGGCTCTAGGGAAAGCCGTCCCCTGATCGAGGCCGCCGCCAAAAAGGCCCGGGCGGCCTTGGTCCTCGAGCCCCCCACCCTCGAGGGGGACCTAAAGGTGGCCCGCAAAGGGGTGGGGCTTTACCGCCTCAAGGCCCTGGGCAAGGCTGCCCACCAGGGGGTGGAGCCGGAAAAAGGGGTCAACGCCATCCTGGAGCTCGCCCACCAGATCCCCAAGGTGGCGGCCCTGGAGGACCGGGACAAGGGCACCACCCTGGGCCCCAACGTCCTGCGGGGGGGAACGGTGAGCAACGTGGTGGCGGAGGAAGCCTGGGTGGAGATCGACCTCCGGGCCTGGACCCTGGAGGAGGCCCGGCGGGTGGAGGAGGCCCTCCGGGCCCTAAGCCCTGCCCTACCCGGGGCCCGGCTGGAGCTCACGGGCGGCCTCAACCGCCCCCCTATGGAGCCCACCCCGGAAAGCCTGTCCCTCTTCCATAAAGCCCAGGCCATCGGGGAGGCCCTGGGGCTTGCCCTGCGCCCGGGGCGGGTGGGCGGGGGGTCGGACGGGAACTTCACCGCCGCCTTGGGGGTGCCCACCCTGGACGGCCTGGGCCTTCTGGGTGGGGACGCCCACCAGCGGACGGAATACGTGGTGGTCTCCGAGATCCCCCGGCGGGTAGCCCTCTTGGCCGAGCTCCTCTACGCCCTATGA
- a CDS encoding 30S ribosomal protein S1, with amino-acid sequence MEEKATQTPEKTFSMEEALQETEARLEKRVRPGQVLTGKVVLVGSEGVAVDIGAKTEGIIPFNQLTEKVLPEEELKGLLKPGDEVRVQVLRVDPETGQILLSRKKVEATEHWDHIQALYERGEPVTVTVKEKVKGGVVAELDGVQAFIPASQLDLRRTPNLDEYVGQQILAKIIEFHRKKGRVLLSRRAVLEEEQKRAKEAFFQSLKPGQVVEGAVVDVTDFGAFVNLGPVDGLVHRSEITWGRFGHPKEVIHKGQRVRAQVVSVDPAKERVNLSIKALIPDPWTTVAEKYPVGTRVKGKVVGLTPFGAFVEVEPGLEGLIHISELSWTKRPKHPSEVVKEGDEVEAVVLRLDPGERRLSLGLKQTQPDPWQLLVEKYPPGTVVKGRVTGVTDFGVFVELEPGMEGLVHVSELDHQRVDNPAAHFKKGEEMEVVVLNIDPVEQRISLSRKRLLPPPPPKAEEERPRRAKGKEARSKRKPTPRREERREYEYGAVAEYNLYDASAVPTASTSVKLGDLYGDLLASLGLEEEK; translated from the coding sequence ATGGAAGAAAAGGCGACCCAGACCCCAGAAAAGACCTTCAGCATGGAAGAGGCCCTTCAGGAGACCGAGGCCCGCCTGGAGAAGCGCGTGCGCCCGGGGCAGGTCCTGACGGGCAAAGTGGTCTTGGTGGGTTCCGAAGGCGTGGCGGTGGACATCGGCGCCAAGACGGAAGGCATCATCCCCTTCAACCAGCTCACGGAGAAGGTCCTCCCCGAGGAGGAGCTCAAGGGGCTCCTCAAGCCGGGGGACGAGGTGCGGGTCCAGGTGCTCCGGGTAGACCCGGAAACCGGGCAGATCCTCCTCTCCCGCAAAAAGGTGGAGGCCACCGAGCACTGGGACCACATCCAAGCCCTCTACGAGCGGGGCGAGCCGGTCACCGTCACCGTGAAGGAGAAGGTCAAAGGGGGCGTGGTCGCCGAGTTGGATGGCGTCCAGGCCTTCATCCCCGCCTCGCAGCTGGACCTGAGGCGCACCCCTAACCTGGACGAGTACGTGGGCCAGCAGATCCTGGCCAAGATCATTGAGTTCCACCGCAAGAAGGGGCGGGTCCTCCTCTCCCGCCGGGCGGTGCTGGAGGAGGAGCAAAAGCGGGCCAAGGAGGCCTTCTTCCAGAGCCTAAAGCCCGGCCAGGTGGTGGAGGGCGCCGTGGTGGACGTCACCGACTTCGGGGCCTTCGTGAACCTGGGTCCGGTGGACGGCCTGGTGCACCGCTCCGAGATCACCTGGGGCCGTTTCGGCCACCCCAAGGAGGTCATCCACAAGGGGCAGAGGGTGCGGGCCCAGGTGGTGTCCGTGGACCCCGCCAAGGAGCGGGTCAACCTCTCCATCAAGGCCCTGATCCCCGACCCCTGGACCACGGTGGCGGAGAAGTACCCCGTGGGCACCCGGGTCAAGGGCAAGGTGGTGGGCCTCACCCCCTTCGGGGCTTTCGTGGAGGTGGAGCCTGGGCTGGAAGGGCTCATCCACATCTCCGAGCTTTCTTGGACCAAGCGGCCCAAGCACCCCTCCGAGGTGGTGAAGGAGGGGGACGAGGTGGAGGCTGTGGTCCTGCGCCTGGACCCCGGAGAGCGCCGCCTTTCCCTGGGCCTTAAGCAGACCCAGCCCGATCCCTGGCAGCTCCTGGTGGAGAAGTACCCTCCGGGCACCGTGGTCAAGGGCCGCGTGACGGGGGTTACGGACTTCGGGGTCTTCGTGGAGCTGGAGCCCGGCATGGAGGGCCTGGTCCACGTGTCGGAGCTGGACCACCAGCGGGTGGATAACCCCGCCGCCCACTTCAAGAAGGGCGAGGAGATGGAGGTGGTGGTCCTCAACATTGACCCCGTGGAGCAGCGCATCTCCCTCTCCCGCAAGCGCCTCCTGCCCCCGCCCCCGCCCAAGGCGGAGGAGGAGCGGCCCCGCAGGGCCAAGGGCAAGGAAGCCCGCAGCAAGCGCAAGCCCACCCCGCGCCGCGAGGAGCGCCGGGAGTACGAGTACGGGGCCGTGGCCGAGTACAACCTCTACGATGCCTCCGCGGTGCCCACCGCCAGCACCAGCGTGAAGCTGGGTGACCTCTACGGCGACCTCCTGGCCAGCCTGGGCCTGGAAGAGGAAAAGTAA
- a CDS encoding cytochrome bc complex cytochrome b subunit: MYKWLDERLDLTGLYHKVLRKAFPVHHSFFLGEITLFAFIVLVLTGVFLTLNFEPSIREVKLPDGRTVPAAYASVLYIDSLPFGAVIRSLHHWSAHVMIAAAFLHMLRILLSGAYKKPRELNYLVGLALLGLAVVTAFTGYALPYDNYAVTATRIGYGIATSIPWIGTTLAQVMFGGEFPGSAQSIPRLYSLHVLWLPLLLLALIGGHLAIMMKQKHTQPRYAEKVAPGKILGVPMYPQQLVMMGILFALYVGIMAIIAGAFLAHPIEAFGPPTPNTPAVKPDWYFLWIYGILQIIPSSWEFHLFGAIIGPEFIGGVVVPGILALIALLLPFVDTQKDKMRYLELPSEHPVRTSVILALLVFFLMSTLAGYKIDFQQQGSLLGNNAVLWTLVLGGPLLTFLVSYTLMRIFYGKRAEKALE, translated from the coding sequence ATGTACAAGTGGCTTGACGAACGCCTAGACCTCACGGGGCTTTACCACAAGGTGCTGCGCAAGGCCTTCCCCGTGCACCACTCCTTCTTCTTGGGCGAGATCACCCTGTTCGCCTTCATCGTTTTGGTGCTCACGGGGGTCTTCCTCACCCTGAACTTCGAGCCCTCCATCCGCGAGGTGAAGCTCCCCGACGGGCGCACCGTGCCCGCGGCCTACGCCAGCGTCCTCTACATCGATAGCCTGCCCTTTGGCGCGGTGATCCGCAGCCTCCACCACTGGTCGGCCCACGTGATGATCGCCGCGGCCTTCTTGCACATGCTCCGGATCCTCCTCTCCGGGGCCTACAAGAAGCCGCGGGAGCTCAACTACCTGGTGGGCCTGGCCCTCTTGGGCCTGGCGGTGGTGACCGCCTTCACCGGCTACGCCCTGCCCTACGACAACTACGCCGTCACCGCCACCCGCATCGGCTACGGCATCGCCACCTCCATACCCTGGATCGGCACCACCCTGGCCCAGGTGATGTTTGGCGGGGAGTTCCCGGGCTCGGCCCAGTCCATCCCCCGGCTTTACAGCCTCCACGTCCTCTGGCTGCCCCTCCTCCTCCTGGCCCTCATCGGGGGGCACCTGGCCATCATGATGAAGCAGAAGCACACCCAGCCCCGCTATGCGGAAAAGGTAGCCCCGGGGAAGATCCTGGGTGTGCCCATGTACCCGCAGCAGCTGGTGATGATGGGCATCCTCTTCGCCCTCTACGTGGGCATCATGGCCATCATCGCCGGGGCGTTCCTGGCCCACCCCATTGAGGCCTTTGGCCCCCCCACCCCCAATACCCCGGCGGTCAAGCCCGACTGGTACTTCCTCTGGATCTACGGCATCCTGCAGATCATCCCCTCCAGCTGGGAGTTCCACCTCTTCGGCGCCATCATCGGGCCTGAGTTCATCGGCGGGGTGGTGGTGCCGGGCATCCTGGCCCTTATCGCCCTTCTCCTGCCCTTCGTGGACACCCAGAAGGACAAGATGCGCTACCTGGAGCTGCCCTCCGAGCACCCCGTGCGCACCAGCGTCATCCTGGCCCTCCTGGTCTTCTTCCTCATGAGCACCCTGGCGGGCTACAAGATCGACTTCCAGCAGCAGGGTTCCTTGCTGGGGAATAACGCCGTCCTCTGGACCCTGGTCCTAGGGGGGCCCCTTCTCACCTTCCTGGTGTCCTACACCCTGATGCGCATCTTCTACGGGAAGAGGGCGGAAAAGGCCCTGGAGTAA
- a CDS encoding ubiquinol-cytochrome c reductase iron-sulfur subunit — protein MDEREIRLRTSRRRLFLKTAIGTGIGLSLVSAFYVGASLRPKAEVTPEKEPLKPGDLLVYAQGGGEPKPIRLEDLKPGDPFVLAYPMDPKTKVVKSGEAKNTVLVVRYAPEALSPEVAQHAVEGIVAFSAVCTHLGCIVSQWVADKQAGLCPCHGGTFDFAHGAKVVAGPPPRPVPQLPLKVENGVLVAAGEFLGEIGVKASAGQCRQV, from the coding sequence ATGGACGAACGCGAGATCCGTTTGCGCACATCCCGGAGGCGGCTTTTCCTCAAGACCGCCATCGGCACGGGCATCGGGCTTTCCCTGGTCTCCGCCTTTTATGTGGGGGCCAGCCTCCGCCCCAAGGCCGAGGTCACCCCGGAAAAGGAGCCCCTGAAGCCGGGGGACCTCCTGGTCTACGCCCAAGGGGGAGGGGAGCCCAAGCCCATCCGCCTCGAGGACCTGAAGCCCGGGGACCCTTTCGTCCTGGCCTACCCCATGGACCCCAAGACCAAGGTGGTGAAAAGCGGGGAGGCCAAGAACACCGTCTTGGTGGTGCGCTACGCCCCCGAGGCCCTTTCTCCCGAGGTGGCCCAGCACGCGGTAGAGGGCATCGTGGCCTTCTCCGCCGTCTGCACCCACCTGGGGTGCATCGTGAGCCAGTGGGTGGCGGACAAGCAAGCCGGCCTCTGTCCCTGCCACGGGGGTACCTTTGACTTCGCCCACGGGGCCAAGGTGGTGGCCGGCCCCCCGCCCCGCCCGGTACCCCAGCTCCCCCTCAAGGTGGAAAACGGGGTGCTGGTGGCCGCGGGCGAGTTCCTGGGCGAGATCGGGGTAAAGGCCAGCGCCGGCCAGTGCCGCCAGGTATAG
- a CDS encoding c-type cytochrome, which yields MVVDRIEVYLDGAAEPLAVLKEPPYRLNLDTKKLPDGEHTLRVVTHFRGGGQEIREIPFTVNNYPDILVLGLDEGGEVAGQVELRLAVGEPELPVEPIRFNPLWYVVASVVVLGGIWSYFALSPAAEKIVAEVAPPAQESQAHGATGAQPAANVDPALLEKGKAVYEAHCAACHQANGQGMPPAMPALAGNANLKDAQMILNIVKNGRGAMPPVGAAFSEEEVKAVATYIRNSFGNSFGPVE from the coding sequence ATGGTCGTAGACCGGATTGAGGTGTACCTGGATGGGGCAGCCGAGCCCCTGGCCGTCCTCAAGGAACCCCCCTACCGGCTGAACCTGGACACCAAGAAGCTCCCCGACGGGGAACACACCCTAAGGGTCGTCACCCACTTCCGGGGGGGAGGCCAGGAGATCCGCGAGATCCCCTTCACCGTCAACAACTACCCCGACATCCTGGTCCTGGGCCTGGACGAGGGGGGAGAGGTGGCCGGCCAGGTGGAACTCCGCCTGGCGGTGGGCGAGCCCGAGCTCCCCGTGGAGCCCATCCGCTTTAATCCCCTCTGGTACGTGGTGGCCTCGGTGGTGGTCTTAGGGGGCATCTGGAGCTACTTCGCCCTGAGCCCGGCAGCGGAGAAGATCGTGGCCGAGGTGGCCCCCCCTGCCCAGGAAAGCCAGGCCCACGGGGCCACGGGGGCCCAACCCGCCGCCAACGTGGACCCCGCCCTCCTGGAAAAGGGCAAGGCGGTCTACGAGGCCCACTGCGCCGCCTGCCACCAGGCCAACGGCCAGGGCATGCCCCCGGCCATGCCCGCCCTGGCCGGGAACGCCAACCTCAAGGACGCCCAGATGATCCTCAACATCGTCAAGAACGGGCGGGGGGCCATGCCCCCGGTGGGGGCGGCCTTCTCCGAGGAAGAGGTCAAGGCCGTGGCCACCTACATCCGCAACAGCTTCGGCAACAGCTTTGGCCCGGTGGAGTAA